The DNA region CCCATTAGTAACGACGAGGTGAGGTTCGGTCATCAGTTACAGTGCATGTTTTTATATAAGTAGTACACTGGGCAGGTCCTGCTGACATGCAACCACCAAGAAACCTTCATGGAATTAGAACAGACAAATGAACCATACTATGTTGTTTAACCATACTGTTGTTTAACTCATTTATCTGGAGACTAAACGGTGTTTCTCTTACCCAGGATGCTGATAATAAAGTGGAACGCACCTGGGGCGACTGTACGGTGCAGAAAAAGTACTCTCACGTGGACCTGGTTGTCATGGTGGATGGATACGAAGGGGAAAAAGGAGCCATAGTGGCTGGAAGCAGAGGATACTTCCTCAAGGTTTGTTTAACCCTATGGGATtgttcatttgggagtcacacttgtgttgttaGTGGTCAAAACTGACCGGGGGCCACAatcatgtaataattttattatcattagtggctcaacttcagttttgcgatgctatcagaatactttttttgcgaaaagaaaagaaaaataacataatttactcaaccattcttctTCCCTGAGTTACGTCTTCCTGTgttgaacagtgttgtaaatacaacttaaccactgatttctagttgtgtcctcttttggaaggccaaacaaatagTTTCGCTTTCAGAATGAAACACGCAGCGTATCCACAACATGGCAacaaaagttatgccttctttctttgcgtgaacatttgggcagcattatgcaaatcttcccacatcgtgacataggcatgtgggggcgtgttagaccgagctgttttaggagggcatggttgactcttaaattttataaagaatatttatttttttatatttgatattaatatattggatttgagactttagtctttgcaactttacagaacattttttttcccagtctaAAATGACTGAACAACACTAAAAGGTtaaattataatgacatttttttgtgcAAGGTTAAACTATGCAAGTATGTGAACCAAAGGAAAACTGCACTGCTAAACATCTTGAGTCCATTTTAGTTTGTTGCACAATATTTAAACTCATTCCACTGCCAGTTCTTCGAAGCAAACTACCCAAAAAGCCGTTTTGGAAATATCATGGCTGATGTGTTCTATTTCAGGGGCCTTTAGTTTTTTTGGAACAGGCTTTAATTAACTACGCACTGCGGATCCTGTACAGCAAGAACTACAACCTTCTGTACACACCCTTCTTCATGAGGAAAGAAGTCATGCAGGAGGTCGCTCAGCTCAGCCAGTTTGATGACGAGCTCTACAAGGTTTGACCTACATCTGTTACTTTATTTAGCCATTCATTTgacatttgattgatttatttaatcatttttacccAATAAAAGTATATAACTTTGACGTGaggagtatttatttattcatccaacCCAAAGCAATGGCAAAGTATTTCAAAGTCTTACACCATCAAGCTAGAAccacttaattaaattaataaaaccataaaaaattatgaaataaattatatatagatatattattttataaaggaTAACaaatagaatattattttgtactttttatttattttgttatatatattatattatattacaacaaaaacaaatcaaatgtattattttaattaaattacgaagtaaattttgttatgctgtatatatgtgtgttagataaaggTGTGGGAATCCTGTAACTGATACATTGAAATCAAatgttcaaacaaacagattCATTGAGATGAATCAGACAGATGGCCAGCTGCTTTATAAGACCCTCTACAGAGTCTTTATTCAAACCCACAAAGAATTAAGCGTTTCCTGTAATGTGTTTGTTCAGGTGATCGGGAAGGGGAGCGAGAAGTCTGATGACAATACAGTGGATGAAAAGTATTTGATTGCCACATCGGAGCAGCCAATCGCCGCCTTCCTGAGAGATGAGTGGCTGAAGCCAGAAGACCTTCCCACCCGCTATGCCGGCATCTCAACCTGTTTCAGACAGGAAGTGGGCTCTCACGGCAGAGACACACGTGGGATCTTCAGGGTCCATCAGTTTGAGAAGGTCCGAGCTATTTTATCACtgaaataattaatgaaatattaataagcatTTAGATGACTTGATTTCATTACAAGAAAACAAGACCACtagccaaatcagcatattttgcATACAGtgatgaatttaaagaaatttctGAGTAATAATGAGAAGAACAAACTGTATAATAACTAAATCACAACCTCTTTTCATCACTTTCCAGATTGAGCAGTTTGTCTACGCCTCTCCTCATGACGGGAAGTCCTGGGAGATGTTTGATGAGATGATTGGAACTGCTGAAGAGTTTTATCAGTCACTGGGAATCCCCTACCGCATTGTCAACATTGTATCAGGTTGGTTCACTTTACCCTTTATTTTCATCGAGAGTGCCATCGGGCGCCTTTTTTTGGAAAGCAATAAAATCTTTTCACAGCTTCCCATAACAAagcttatatttacatttacgcatttagcggacgcttttatccaaagtgacttacagtgcattcacactaaacattattttttttgtaccagTATGGTAATCTTCAAAGCTTCAAATatattgtttgcttttatttcacAGGTGCTTTGAACCATGCGGCTAGTAAAAAGCTGGATTTAGAGGCTTGGTTCCCAGGCTCCCAGGCTTTTAGAGAACTTGTGTCATGCTCAAACTGCACAGACTACCAGGCTCGCCGCTTAAGAATTCGCTATGGGCAGACCAAGAAAATGATGGACAAGGTACAGTGTTttccatacattgatttatttgggGCGGcccaccacaatatcaaaactgaccgccacaaatagatttcccaaaaggctttgactttgttgaataaacatgagcactgcacatttcaaaatcaaaacccgatgtctgtgtttttatatcactgtatttctgaaggaaaccaactttcttcagaaaaatttggatgtcattttcatttcatcttgcatgtaatgcaTGATAAAGCAGTATTTGTGAGCGGTGCGCTGTTTTGTGTACAaccgttaccagggaaaccgaTATCTCTCCTGCTCTAAAGCCTCGTTCAGACTGTCAGCCCAAATCTGATTGAAATCCGATCAAATTTAGATAGTCTGAATGGTAACGAACTACATGAAATCCGACTTGTTCAAATCCGTTTCGAGCTACATTCGTAAGTGGTTGGAATCCTATTCAAATGGCATTTCTGGAA from Cyprinus carpio isolate SPL01 chromosome B23, ASM1834038v1, whole genome shotgun sequence includes:
- the LOC109061284 gene encoding serine--tRNA ligase, cytoplasmic-like codes for the protein MVLDLDLFRTDKGGDPEIVRETQRKRFKDVSLVDKLVEADTEWRKCRFTADNLNKAKNLCSKAIGEKMKKKEPVGDDDTLPEEAQNLEALTGETLSPLTVTQIKKVRLLVEEAVQKTDSDRLKLEAERFEYLREIGNLLHPSVPISNDEDADNKVERTWGDCTVQKKYSHVDLVVMVDGYEGEKGAIVAGSRGYFLKGPLVFLEQALINYALRILYSKNYNLLYTPFFMRKEVMQEVAQLSQFDDELYKVIGKGSEKSDDNTVDEKYLIATSEQPIAAFLRDEWLKPEDLPTRYAGISTCFRQEVGSHGRDTRGIFRVHQFEKIEQFVYASPHDGKSWEMFDEMIGTAEEFYQSLGIPYRIVNIVSGALNHAASKKLDLEAWFPGSQAFRELVSCSNCTDYQARRLRIRYGQTKKMMDKAEYVHMLNATMCATTRVICAILENYQTEEGIIIPEPLKAFMPPGLTEMIKFVKPAPIEQEATKKQKKQQDGGKKKKHGGNADLENKVENMSVNDS